TGAAATAAAGACGATCGAAATACCAAGCATATCGAAGCAGGGTCGCTCCGGTAAGGAATGTCACGAATATAAGGGTCCGATTCGCGCGCCTTTTCTTGGTCCATTCCAAGAAACAATATAGGAACGACAGGCCCGATCCGAAATAAACGAAGGATTTTAGACAACTTTGGAGGAGTTCCATGAATCTGAACGGACACTCTCCGACGGGCAAACCCCATTTTCTATCCATTTTTCGGAGGTTAAGTCCCATCCGATCGGATGAAACGGTTGGACCTATCGGTCCGGTCGAATCTTTTTCGGATCCGGATAAAATCGTTCCTTATGGAAGCAAAAACGATTCCGCTGGCGGTGATCCAGCTAAAGGGAACCCAAGAAGAGATGGGAAGACAATTCGGAGAGATCATGCGGGAGATCGGGCAATACGAACCGATCTTCGATTTTTATCCTGTGATGGCGCAAAACCTTTTGTTGGGCAGTTTACCCAGAAAGAATCGAAACTTACTTTCCAAAGGATTCGTTTCTCTAAGCATGAAATTGGCCGAGGCCAAAATGAATTCCCACCGTTGGCCGGAATATTCCAAGAGAACTCTGGCCGCTCTCAAAGCCGCAGGGATCCGGTCGAGCATAGAAAAGGAAATGTTCACGATGGACGCATTTCAAAACGCGGTCGGAATCATGGGAATGCTCCGCGTGCTGCCGGAACTCCGTCGTTTGGAGCCGTTGTTGAATCCTCAGCTAGTGCCGGCTTGTACAAGTGTTGCTGTATGGGGGAATCAAAGCAAAGATAAGAACTTATATCACGCGCGAAATTTCGATTTTCCGGGAGTGGAAGTCTGGGACAAACGACCCATCGTCGTCTTCTGCAATCCGACGGATACGGGAATTCGCTATGGCTACGTCGCTTGCAGAGGTGCGGACGTCCCGGGAATCACCGCATTCAACGAAGCGGGCTTGACTTTGTCTTTTCACACTAGATTCCACAAAAAGGTAGGATTCAGCGGTTTAGGAGTGGTCGATTTCGGTCATAAAATGATCTCGGAATCCAGAAGTATCGAAGAAGCGGTTTCCCTCGCTAAGAGATACAAAATCAATTCGACTTGGGGCGCGATCCTCACCAACTGCAACGAAAAAGGTTCCAAAGCCGCCGTAATCGAAACCAATTTCGGAAATGTGGAAGTCACCTACTCCGATAGAAAATCGGAAAGCATGGTGAATACGAACCATTATTTCAGCCCGAAGCTGCA
The sequence above is a segment of the Leptospira fletcheri genome. Coding sequences within it:
- a CDS encoding C45 family autoproteolytic acyltransferase/hydolase, encoding MEAKTIPLAVIQLKGTQEEMGRQFGEIMREIGQYEPIFDFYPVMAQNLLLGSLPRKNRNLLSKGFVSLSMKLAEAKMNSHRWPEYSKRTLAALKAAGIRSSIEKEMFTMDAFQNAVGIMGMLRVLPELRRLEPLLNPQLVPACTSVAVWGNQSKDKNLYHARNFDFPGVEVWDKRPIVVFCNPTDTGIRYGYVACRGADVPGITAFNEAGLTLSFHTRFHKKVGFSGLGVVDFGHKMISESRSIEEAVSLAKRYKINSTWGAILTNCNEKGSKAAVIETNFGNVEVTYSDRKSESMVNTNHYFSPKLQDGELLAAPSFCHHTRSRFQRATQLLAEQKSKGTTVKDLQNLLNDSVDPTSGESRTMGSTIRQITSVKSVVMSPEAEKLYVSVGLAPTGSGPYLEIPMRWDAAPGYTFPSLTKKSKDESVGKKGKSQETKTKEKKKAIEYYKEAMLINDDPKLGGIDDMLDRLEEADKGSDSDPSLLFLRGILHIEKGEFQKGSYLLEETVRLESSPFRKQQAQLWLARTYSGIGRNSLSARLYDEIRNAPDSLDCLVWKMKVKSDKGSYSLKKLRQVSPNFLLVDANEL